A stretch of Endozoicomonas sp. SCSIO W0465 DNA encodes these proteins:
- a CDS encoding helix-turn-helix domain-containing protein, whose product MGLELKRPQPMKYVNITDEAVVLTLKYAKHYGPLRCIRERAHGLLLSNRGFTLEQIAEILEIKYQTVSQWIDDWEDYGIRALYKKHGGGRSCIYDESEVQRIKELVAEEPRRLSYVKSKIEDETGKSSSKLTLANIVKKLGLVYKRLRKSCKHKRDEEHFQRCKTALKDAQEPPVSA is encoded by the coding sequence GTGGGTCTTGAACTAAAACGTCCCCAACCTATGAAGTATGTCAATATCACTGATGAAGCTGTTGTATTAACTTTGAAATACGCCAAGCACTACGGCCCTCTGAGGTGTATCAGGGAAAGAGCTCATGGTCTTCTATTGAGTAATCGAGGCTTTACCCTTGAGCAAATTGCAGAAATCCTTGAGATTAAATATCAGACCGTTTCCCAATGGATTGATGATTGGGAGGACTATGGTATTCGTGCATTGTATAAGAAACATGGTGGTGGAAGATCTTGCATATATGATGAATCTGAAGTGCAACGCATAAAAGAGTTAGTAGCAGAAGAGCCTCGTCGTTTATCGTATGTAAAATCCAAAATTGAGGATGAGACCGGTAAATCCTCATCAAAACTTACTCTGGCCAACATCGTAAAAAAGTTAGGACTGGTTTACAAAAGACTCCGTAAATCGTGCAAACATAAACGGGACGAAGAGCATTTCCAGCGTTGTAAAACTGCACTGAAAGACGCCCAGGAACCCCCTGTGTCAGCATAG
- a CDS encoding IS3 family transposase (programmed frameshift) — MARYSEEFKESIIQKMMPPNNVPVSQLVRETGISDVTLYTWRKKAVSKGVPVPGDGKNPDQWTTENKLAVIIETAALNEAEMAEYCRKKGLFAEQIQQWKAAFINSVSVQPESQSKQRKALSDEHKKDKKTIKKLERELNRKDKALAETAALLVLTKKGPRDLGGARGRLVSLPDRQNAVSLIKQAVKDGARQSKACKALGLTERTVQRWMQGDDVRADNRKNADRPEPVNKFSEAERQAIVDVCNSERFKSLPPSQIVPTLLDEGLYMGSERTFYRVLEETGQQHHRGSAAKPNRYKPTSWCATGPNQVWSWDITYLRSPIRGQFYYLYLVIDIFSRMIVTWEIHETESAEHASEMITKACIKQGIAALEWPLVLHSDNGSPMKGGTMLSTLQRLGVVSSFSRPRVSDDNPFSEAIFRTLKYRPGYPRTPFADLEAARSWVHGFAQWYNEEHKHSGLKFLTPGQRHRGETKVLMANRRKVYEQAKERHPERWGKRSTRNWDLADEVWLNPDRPADDQLSKAA, encoded by the exons ATGGCCCGCTATTCAGAAGAGTTCAAAGAGTCCATCATTCAGAAGATGATGCCACCCAATAATGTGCCAGTTTCGCAGTTGGTACGTGAGACTGGTATCTCTGATGTGACCCTGTACACTTGGCGAAAGAAAGCAGTATCTAAAGGAGTGCCTGTGCCGGGCGACGGAAAGAATCCAGATCAATGGACAACTGAAAACAAGTTAGCCGTAATCATTGAAACGGCTGCGTTAAATGAAGCAGAAATGGCTGAATACTGTCGTAAAAAAGGTCTGTTTGCTGAACAAATTCAGCAGTGGAAGGCTGCCTTTATTAACAGTGTTTCTGTCCAGCCTGAAAGTCAGTCAAAACAGCGTAAGGCGCTGTCTGACGAACACAAAAAAGATAAGAAAACCATCAAAAAGCTTGAGCGTGAACTCAATCGCAAGGACAAGGCGTTAGCAGAAACTGCTGCCTTGCTGGTACTCACAAAAAAGG GCCCAAGAGATCTGGGGGGCGCCAGAGGACGATTAGTCTCTCTCCCGGATCGACAAAATGCTGTTAGCCTGATTAAACAGGCAGTTAAAGATGGGGCTCGTCAGTCAAAAGCCTGCAAAGCCCTTGGTCTTACAGAAAGAACTGTACAACGCTGGATGCAGGGTGATGACGTGCGCGCAGATAATCGCAAAAATGCTGACAGGCCAGAACCGGTTAACAAGTTTTCTGAAGCTGAGCGACAGGCGATTGTTGACGTCTGTAACAGCGAGCGGTTCAAAAGCCTTCCGCCCAGCCAGATTGTGCCCACATTGTTAGATGAAGGTCTCTATATGGGGTCTGAAAGGACATTTTACCGGGTGTTGGAGGAAACAGGGCAACAGCATCATCGGGGCAGTGCTGCCAAGCCAAACAGGTATAAGCCAACGTCCTGGTGTGCTACCGGACCCAACCAGGTCTGGTCCTGGGATATTACCTATCTGCGCTCTCCGATACGGGGGCAGTTTTATTACCTGTACCTGGTGATAGACATCTTTAGTCGTATGATTGTTACATGGGAAATTCATGAAACCGAATCAGCTGAGCATGCATCAGAAATGATCACTAAAGCCTGTATCAAACAGGGAATTGCAGCCTTGGAGTGGCCACTGGTTCTGCACTCAGATAATGGTAGTCCCATGAAGGGTGGCACTATGCTGTCAACACTGCAGCGTCTTGGGGTCGTGAGCTCATTCAGTCGTCCCCGGGTCAGTGATGATAACCCCTTTTCCGAGGCCATATTCAGAACCCTGAAATACCGCCCTGGTTATCCGCGCACGCCATTTGCTGATCTTGAAGCAGCACGTAGCTGGGTGCATGGTTTTGCCCAATGGTACAACGAAGAGCACAAGCACAGTGGGCTGAAATTTCTGACACCCGGGCAAAGGCATCGTGGTGAAACCAAGGTGCTTATGGCTAACCGCAGAAAGGTTTATGAACAAGCCAAAGAACGTCACCCAGAGCGCTGGGGAAAGAGGTCAACAAGGAACTGGGATCTGGCTGATGAAGTCTGGTTGAATCCCGACAGACCTGCTGATGATCAACTAAGCAAAGCCGCTTAA
- a CDS encoding transposase, with protein MAFLEHQQLQPEDLLRFITQQQEQIIQLKEQIELLEAEIRRLKKLPAKPDIKPNTKPPDDDTGSPDGDPSAPEGNDGASPDTSSKQKVKKPNEKTRKQRKQPRKPSAEKSIPIAATDVPEGSIRNGTTPFHVQELTIQTSSIEYLLEQWVTPDGQTITAKPPASLHGHHYGPMLQAYVLHQYHGCSVTQPELLDWLWDIGISISSGELSQLLTKGHEQFHAEKDELLTTGIRCSSYIQTDDTGTRHKGKNGYCTIINNESFAWFESTDSKSRENFVSLLHRPWSTYTFTDDALIYLEKLDYPKKWLRVLNPYRGVTFLSHEAWEECMKDLRLTGRRRQQASEAMIYGSLIQHGAGHLTTFSDGARQFDVFKHSQCWIHAERGLAKVHPVNDQQAMAQKWLRTWFWAIYDDLKDFKTEPTEKKAIKVRQGFQALIQTQTCSGLLQDALSGLAVIKEELLLVLDDPSLPLHNNLSESQIREYVKRRKISSGTRSDLGRQCRDTFASLKKTCRLYGLSFWDYLKSRLMGDGLFPRLSNLIEEASRHLPCGAASSF; from the coding sequence ATGGCTTTTCTAGAACACCAGCAGTTACAACCTGAAGATCTACTGAGATTCATCACTCAGCAGCAAGAGCAGATCATTCAGCTCAAAGAGCAGATAGAATTGCTTGAAGCAGAGATTCGTCGTCTAAAAAAACTGCCCGCAAAGCCTGACATCAAACCAAACACCAAACCTCCCGATGATGACACCGGCAGCCCTGATGGAGATCCATCCGCTCCTGAGGGTAACGATGGAGCCAGCCCAGACACCTCGTCAAAGCAGAAGGTTAAGAAGCCCAACGAGAAAACCAGAAAGCAGCGTAAACAGCCCCGAAAGCCATCGGCGGAAAAATCCATACCCATTGCTGCCACTGATGTTCCGGAGGGATCAATCAGGAATGGAACCACCCCTTTTCATGTTCAGGAACTGACAATACAAACATCCAGTATTGAATATCTTTTAGAGCAATGGGTGACACCCGATGGACAAACCATTACGGCCAAACCGCCAGCCAGCCTTCATGGACATCATTACGGGCCAATGCTGCAGGCCTACGTTCTGCACCAGTATCATGGTTGCTCCGTTACCCAGCCAGAACTGCTGGACTGGCTATGGGACATTGGAATCTCTATTTCCAGCGGGGAACTCAGCCAGCTTCTGACGAAAGGACACGAGCAGTTCCATGCTGAGAAAGATGAGCTGTTGACTACAGGTATTCGCTGTTCAAGTTATATCCAGACAGACGACACGGGAACAAGGCATAAGGGGAAGAACGGTTACTGCACCATCATCAATAACGAGTCCTTTGCCTGGTTCGAGAGCACAGACAGCAAAAGCCGGGAAAATTTCGTAAGCCTACTGCACCGCCCATGGTCAACTTACACGTTCACCGACGATGCCTTGATCTATCTGGAAAAACTGGATTACCCCAAAAAGTGGCTACGCGTTCTTAATCCATACAGAGGCGTCACCTTCCTGAGCCATGAAGCCTGGGAAGAATGTATGAAAGACCTGAGACTAACTGGTAGACGGCGCCAGCAGGCCAGTGAAGCCATGATTTATGGCAGCCTGATACAGCATGGAGCAGGACATCTTACCACCTTCAGTGATGGGGCAAGGCAGTTCGACGTTTTCAAACACAGCCAGTGCTGGATACATGCAGAGCGAGGGCTGGCAAAAGTTCATCCGGTCAATGATCAGCAGGCCATGGCTCAGAAATGGCTTCGGACATGGTTCTGGGCCATTTACGATGACCTTAAAGACTTCAAGACAGAGCCAACTGAAAAAAAGGCAATAAAAGTACGACAGGGGTTCCAGGCGCTGATCCAAACCCAAACGTGCAGTGGGCTTCTTCAGGATGCTCTGTCAGGGTTGGCTGTAATCAAGGAAGAGCTATTACTGGTTCTGGATGACCCGAGCTTACCGCTGCACAACAACCTGAGCGAGAGTCAGATACGAGAATATGTTAAACGACGAAAGATCAGTAGTGGGACGCGAAGCGATTTGGGGCGGCAATGTCGCGACACCTTTGCCAGCCTGAAAAAAACGTGTCGCCTGTATGGTCTCTCTTTTTGGGATTATCTGAAAAGCCGACTAATGGGCGATGGGTTATTTCCGAGATTGAGTAACCTGATTGAGGAGGCTTCACGTCATCTTCCGTGTGGTGCTGCCAGCAGTTTTTGA
- a CDS encoding transposase, whose translation MTKFEMVAMLTSDHQVILRELASYTTFLAGALSSTAVPTFCELLFGCMLSADGFVTQALLTIDFHCVWSSYHHWLSQGKWQWKNLARHLIRLVCSKAPENQPVVLGLDDWVIERFSDKAPACRTHHQHSKKRNRPTYIWGQCWVSLAIIFERAADEVFTAIPVISFPTPASGNTSKLKIAVAMLRVVRNEVKDRVLRLLTDCWYMNWTLIKQLWK comes from the coding sequence ATGACGAAATTCGAGATGGTTGCCATGCTCACTTCAGATCATCAAGTAATCCTCAGGGAGCTCGCTTCATATACAACCTTTCTTGCTGGAGCGCTATCATCAACTGCAGTACCAACGTTCTGCGAACTGCTGTTCGGTTGCATGCTTTCAGCCGACGGCTTTGTTACACAGGCGTTGTTAACAATTGATTTTCATTGTGTGTGGAGCAGCTACCACCACTGGCTATCTCAGGGCAAGTGGCAATGGAAGAACTTGGCACGCCACTTGATCCGTCTGGTCTGCTCCAAAGCTCCTGAGAATCAACCTGTGGTCCTGGGGCTTGATGACTGGGTAATCGAACGGTTTTCCGACAAAGCCCCTGCTTGTCGTACACATCATCAACACAGCAAGAAACGCAATCGGCCGACGTACATCTGGGGGCAGTGTTGGGTTTCCCTGGCCATCATATTTGAGCGGGCTGCAGATGAAGTATTTACCGCCATACCGGTGATCTCATTTCCGACACCAGCTTCAGGTAACACCAGCAAACTGAAAATTGCCGTGGCCATGCTCAGGGTGGTACGCAATGAAGTGAAGGATCGAGTGCTACGCCTGCTAACCGATTGCTGGTATATGAACTGGACACTGATAAAGCAGCTCTGGAAATGA
- a CDS encoding ABC transporter permease → MFRNAYHELIETYRKKNLVINLAWDDIKVRYARSVIGPFWLVMTTAISALGLGYVWSILFNQNKSTFIPALCIGLVIWQFLSSCIMETPNCFIVNTAIIRNTINPILIYPLVAIIRNLIILAHNFLIIFIVFCLYPPNFGYNTFLIIPGLILVIGNLIWISVILGFLGARYRDLSPAITSMMTILFFLSPVIYKPDQLGLKAMVIWLNPFTYLISAIRDPLTGHASPSFSYVVMTSTLIIGFMVMAIMIEKYRYRIPYWL, encoded by the coding sequence ATGTTCAGAAATGCCTACCATGAACTAATTGAAACCTATCGAAAAAAAAATCTGGTTATTAATCTCGCATGGGATGACATTAAAGTACGTTATGCCCGATCAGTAATAGGTCCCTTTTGGCTGGTAATGACCACAGCAATCAGCGCCTTAGGTTTAGGTTATGTCTGGAGCATACTCTTCAATCAAAACAAATCGACTTTTATTCCAGCGTTATGTATAGGCCTGGTTATCTGGCAATTTCTTTCGTCGTGTATAATGGAAACTCCGAACTGTTTTATCGTGAACACAGCTATTATCCGGAATACCATAAACCCGATATTGATTTATCCACTGGTGGCAATCATCAGAAATCTAATTATTCTGGCACATAACTTTTTAATTATATTTATTGTGTTTTGTCTATATCCACCAAACTTTGGATATAACACCTTTTTGATCATTCCGGGACTTATACTGGTTATTGGAAATTTAATTTGGATCTCAGTCATTCTTGGATTTTTAGGTGCGAGATATCGAGATCTCTCACCAGCCATCACATCAATGATGACAATCCTGTTCTTTCTAAGCCCGGTTATCTACAAACCAGATCAACTGGGTCTTAAAGCAATGGTTATATGGTTAAACCCGTTTACTTATTTGATCAGTGCAATCCGGGACCCGCTTACAGGTCATGCAAGCCCATCATTTTCCTATGTTGTGATGACAAGTACCTTGATAATCGGATTTATGGTTATGGCAATCATGATTGAAAAATACCGATATCGAATCCCTTACTGGCTTTAG
- a CDS encoding ABC transporter ATP-binding protein, whose product MTFIKLESVSLEYPLYNTESTSIKHHLLRMATGGRIAINSRKNTVVRALTNINLDIRSGDRIGIVGHNGAGKSTLLRCITGIYQPTSGTIKRQGSIAPLIEIGAGMEPELSGYDNIKRLLRLQNITDNESQSLTQSIAEFSELQDFLSLPIRTYSSGMLMRLMFSVSTVSTPDILVMDEFFSVGDDSFRNRAESKLTEHINNSSILIFASHNMELLKKFCNSFVRLECGTIDISDL is encoded by the coding sequence ATGACCTTTATCAAGCTTGAAAGTGTCTCTCTGGAATACCCTCTATACAATACAGAAAGCACTTCAATAAAGCATCATTTGCTACGTATGGCTACAGGTGGACGGATAGCCATAAACTCACGAAAAAATACAGTAGTTAGAGCACTAACTAATATCAATTTGGATATTAGAAGTGGTGATCGCATTGGCATAGTTGGTCATAATGGAGCTGGTAAATCGACCCTGCTTCGATGTATAACCGGAATTTATCAGCCAACCTCCGGTACGATCAAACGTCAAGGGTCAATTGCTCCATTAATAGAAATTGGAGCAGGTATGGAGCCTGAATTATCAGGTTACGACAATATAAAACGCTTATTGCGACTGCAAAATATAACAGATAATGAATCCCAATCATTAACCCAAAGTATTGCAGAATTTTCAGAGCTTCAGGATTTCTTATCACTACCAATTCGTACTTACTCATCAGGAATGTTGATGCGGTTAATGTTTTCAGTATCGACTGTAAGTACGCCTGATATTTTAGTAATGGATGAATTTTTTAGTGTGGGTGATGATAGCTTCAGGAATAGAGCAGAATCAAAACTAACTGAGCATATAAATAATTCTTCAATTTTAATTTTTGCATCCCATAACATGGAATTATTAAAAAAATTTTGCAATAGTTTTGTAAGACTTGAGTGTGGAACTATAGATATTTCAGACTTATGA
- a CDS encoding GDP-mannose 4,6-dehydratase, giving the protein MTRVLITGITGMVGSHLLDYLIDQTDWIIYGVLRWRSSLDNIRQHIKRINNGDRIHLLYADLRDSMSIDHAVQISLPDYVFHLAAQSYPKTSFDSPLDTMDTNIQGTERLLGALRRHSKEAIIHICSSSEVFGRVSSDKLPINEECTFHPASPYAISKVGTDLIGRYYAEAYGMCVITTRMFTHTGPRRGDIFAESSFAKQIAMIEAGMIDPVVKTGNLDSLRTWADVRDAVRAYYMMLTINPTPGEYYNIGGVFTLSIRDMLSKLIGLAKYSPIDVETEPERLRPIDADLQVPDTNKFKNHTGWEPTIKFEKTMEDLLNYWREQVNLKKYFLTR; this is encoded by the coding sequence ATGACCAGGGTGCTTATTACAGGTATAACAGGCATGGTTGGTTCTCACCTGCTTGATTATTTAATTGATCAAACAGACTGGATAATATATGGGGTTTTACGTTGGAGATCTTCGCTAGACAATATACGTCAACATATTAAACGTATAAATAACGGTGATCGCATACATCTGCTATATGCAGATCTTCGAGATAGCATGTCCATAGACCATGCTGTTCAAATTTCACTTCCGGATTATGTATTTCATTTAGCAGCCCAAAGTTATCCGAAAACTTCCTTTGATAGCCCACTGGACACAATGGACACCAATATTCAAGGAACGGAAAGATTGCTAGGTGCACTTAGAAGACACAGCAAAGAGGCTATCATTCATATTTGCTCAAGTTCAGAAGTCTTTGGTCGCGTCTCCAGTGACAAGCTACCAATTAATGAAGAGTGTACATTCCACCCTGCTTCTCCCTATGCCATTTCAAAGGTTGGTACAGATCTGATTGGCCGATATTATGCAGAAGCTTATGGTATGTGCGTAATCACAACTCGAATGTTCACACATACCGGGCCGAGAAGGGGAGATATATTTGCAGAGAGTAGCTTTGCGAAACAAATAGCAATGATTGAAGCAGGCATGATTGATCCTGTTGTTAAAACTGGCAATCTCGACTCACTAAGAACATGGGCAGATGTAAGGGATGCTGTTCGTGCTTATTATATGATGTTAACTATCAACCCTACTCCTGGTGAATATTACAATATTGGTGGTGTTTTCACACTCTCAATACGTGATATGCTCTCAAAGCTGATTGGCCTAGCGAAATACTCTCCCATTGATGTGGAAACTGAACCTGAAAGATTGCGGCCAATCGATGCGGACCTTCAAGTACCTGATACTAATAAATTCAAAAATCATACAGGTTGGGAGCCAACAATAAAGTTTGAAAAAACAATGGAAGACCTACTTAACTATTGGCGAGAGCAGGTAAATCTTAAAAAATACTTTTTAACAAGGTGA
- a CDS encoding STELLO glycosyltransferase family protein, whose protein sequence is MKHILVLTSIHGEQPVLDKIRTGVEANNWQCVIAGDTISKPIRSSESLTFYSIIDQLSSSYSYAKLAPTRNYCRKNLAYLKAMEMGADVIVETDDDNLPYDIFFKDREHTFDVRMTHEKGFINIYRYFTENQKIWPRGFSLEDIQRDLTDFNYLNIEKKYCPIQNGLVDGEPDVDAIYRLILDLPFQFEHKNRKIALSKNSWCSFNTQNTSFFKEFFPLMYHPATPMFREADIVRSFVIQRILKEFDLSMMIHSATVYQSRNYHSLIDDFRQEVRLYSYIKKICQELNETEIHSKKTKFKESMKKCYQIFKPYRIVTESEFSLIDAWFDDLELIGIV, encoded by the coding sequence TTGAAACATATACTGGTTCTTACATCAATTCACGGTGAGCAACCCGTCTTAGATAAGATTCGTACCGGAGTTGAAGCAAATAATTGGCAATGTGTTATTGCAGGAGACACTATATCAAAGCCAATACGCAGTTCCGAATCATTAACATTTTACTCAATTATTGATCAGCTATCTAGCAGTTACTCTTATGCGAAACTGGCCCCAACGAGAAATTATTGCAGAAAGAATCTGGCTTACCTTAAAGCAATGGAAATGGGAGCAGATGTTATTGTCGAAACAGATGATGATAATTTACCATACGATATTTTTTTTAAAGATCGCGAACATACATTTGACGTTAGAATGACTCATGAAAAAGGGTTTATTAATATTTATAGGTATTTTACGGAAAACCAAAAAATATGGCCGCGTGGGTTTAGCCTTGAAGATATCCAAAGAGATCTCACTGATTTCAATTATTTAAATATTGAAAAAAAATATTGTCCTATCCAAAATGGACTAGTTGATGGGGAACCAGATGTGGATGCGATATACAGGTTGATATTAGATCTTCCATTTCAGTTTGAACACAAAAATAGAAAAATAGCATTAAGCAAAAATTCGTGGTGTTCATTCAATACTCAAAACACTAGTTTCTTCAAAGAATTCTTTCCGCTGATGTACCATCCTGCAACACCAATGTTTAGAGAAGCTGATATTGTCCGATCTTTTGTTATTCAACGAATCTTAAAAGAGTTTGATTTATCAATGATGATTCATTCAGCCACAGTCTATCAGAGTCGTAACTATCACTCTTTGATAGATGATTTTCGCCAAGAAGTGAGATTGTATTCTTACATCAAAAAAATATGCCAAGAGCTTAACGAAACTGAAATACATAGCAAAAAGACAAAGTTTAAAGAAAGCATGAAGAAATGCTACCAAATATTCAAACCTTATAGAATCGTAACTGAATCAGAATTCAGTTTAATTGATGCTTGGTTTGATGACTTAGAACTAATAGGTATAGTATGA
- a CDS encoding glycosyltransferase: protein MKETSDEINCYKIKYNKINNINVLISGEFSYTPLGRHTLSFLHTLKNDSSINIFLDVIVHESAENDYLTLMNNREFKPANSKDFYFQYDFVFYTHIIPNNYDVCQYTRLNFSKRNGHIRGYYCVYDGTIPPLHWIDFINNKFDICLTPSRFIAQSLIYYGVKICCFGLHCLVINEDYLLYSKKINNRVFKFGFIGTVDFKKDVPLLINAFSNEFKSNEDIELHLHLTGIPDSLMRREIKSAIANSKKSKSCITITEGHLPQNEIEDIFKSFDAYVFPQKITGYFTTIAEALSIGLPVVTSSIPPLLEILDYIDTKNNIFWVDSKNFAPSFHSFSHYMLLGACFESLQTDLQKTLRNVFNNRNYLLNDKLVQKRKKAGKKLSESQLSSVWIKLIKPESIGVTISYFDLYNNILFLNQTLFDKYKKIYPTIEINDCLVTRRAKENSFWYLNTKEHDLIEKISKYHQSLILSMINDSKHNNFYERSIERELLSIIKRFLFLICKLLSSKKNIETLSKKIFKRLKLFIALN from the coding sequence ATGAAAGAAACATCCGATGAGATTAATTGTTACAAAATAAAATATAATAAAATAAACAATATAAACGTTTTAATATCAGGTGAGTTTTCATACACTCCTTTGGGGAGACACACTTTATCATTTCTGCATACACTTAAAAACGATTCATCTATTAATATTTTCTTGGATGTGATAGTGCATGAGTCTGCTGAAAATGATTATTTAACTTTGATGAATAATCGTGAATTCAAACCTGCTAACAGCAAAGATTTTTATTTTCAGTATGATTTTGTGTTTTATACACACATAATTCCAAATAACTATGATGTATGCCAGTATACACGACTAAATTTTTCAAAAAGGAATGGACATATCCGAGGTTACTATTGCGTTTATGATGGCACAATCCCACCTTTGCACTGGATTGACTTCATAAATAATAAATTCGATATATGCCTGACTCCATCAAGATTTATTGCCCAATCATTAATCTACTATGGCGTTAAAATATGCTGTTTTGGACTTCACTGCTTAGTTATAAATGAAGATTACCTATTATACTCTAAGAAAATCAACAACCGTGTATTTAAATTTGGTTTTATCGGAACTGTGGACTTTAAAAAAGATGTACCACTTTTGATTAATGCATTTTCTAATGAATTTAAATCAAATGAAGATATCGAGCTACATCTTCATCTAACAGGAATACCAGATTCATTAATGCGTAGAGAGATAAAATCCGCTATAGCTAATTCGAAGAAATCAAAATCATGTATCACCATAACTGAAGGCCATCTTCCACAAAATGAAATAGAAGATATTTTCAAATCATTTGATGCTTATGTATTCCCACAAAAAATTACAGGATATTTTACTACAATAGCTGAAGCGCTTAGTATAGGGTTACCAGTGGTAACATCATCAATCCCACCTCTTCTTGAAATTCTTGATTATATAGACACTAAAAATAATATATTTTGGGTTGATAGCAAGAATTTTGCGCCTTCATTCCATAGTTTCTCTCATTATATGTTATTAGGAGCTTGTTTTGAGTCTTTGCAAACAGACTTACAGAAAACATTAAGAAATGTTTTTAACAATCGAAATTATCTTTTAAACGATAAATTAGTTCAAAAAAGAAAAAAAGCAGGAAAAAAACTATCTGAAAGTCAGCTATCTTCTGTGTGGATAAAATTAATAAAACCAGAATCAATTGGAGTCACTATTTCCTATTTTGATTTATACAATAACATACTATTCTTAAATCAAACTTTATTTGACAAGTATAAAAAGATTTATCCCACAATAGAAATCAATGATTGTCTTGTTACTAGAAGAGCCAAGGAAAATTCATTTTGGTATTTGAATACTAAAGAACATGACTTAATTGAGAAAATATCTAAATATCATCAATCCCTAATACTCTCTATGATTAATGATTCGAAACATAATAATTTCTATGAGCGATCAATAGAGAGAGAGCTTCTATCTATTATAAAACGTTTCTTGTTTTTAATTTGCAAACTATTATCATCAAAAAAAAACATCGAAACACTCTCTAAAAAAATATTCAAAAGACTGAAGCTTTTTATTGCATTAAACTAA